One genomic window of Cygnus olor isolate bCygOlo1 chromosome 3, bCygOlo1.pri.v2, whole genome shotgun sequence includes the following:
- the CCNC gene encoding cyclin-C isoform X2 codes for MALGEHLKLRQQVIATATVYFKRFYARYSLKSIDPVLMAPTCVFLASKVEEFGVVSNTRLISAATSVLKTRFSYAFPKEFPYRMNHILECEFYLLELMDCCLIVYHPYRPLLQYVQDMGQEDMLLPLAWRIVNDTYRTDLCLLYPPFMIALACLHVACVVQQKDARQWFAELSVDMEKILEIIRVILKLYEQWKNFDERKEMASILSKMPKPKPPPNSEGEQGPNGSQNSSYSQS; via the exons GCTTTAGGTGAACATCTTAAATTAAGACAACAAGTTATTGCCACTGCTACAGTCTACTTCAAGAGATTCTATGCCAG ATATTCCCTAAAAAGTATAGATCCAGTATTAATGGCTCCTACGTGTGTGTTTTTGGCATCCAAAGTAGAG gagtTTGGTGTTGTTTCAAATACAAGGTTGATCTCTGCTGCTACTTCTGTAT TGAAAACTAGGTTTTCATATGCCTTTCCGAAGGAGTTTCCTTATAGGATGAACCAT ATACTAGAATGTGAATTCTATCTCTTAGAATTAATG GACTGCTGTTTGATAGTGTATCATCCATATAGACCTTTGCTCCAGTATGTGCAAGATATGGGCCAAGAAGACATGCTGCTACCTCTTGCATG GAGGATAGTGAATGACACATATAGAACTGATCTTTGTCTGCTGTACCCTCCTTTCATGATAGCTCTAG CTTGCCTACATGTGGCCTGTGTTGTCCAGCAGAAGGATGCAAGGCAATGGTTTGCTGAGCTATCTGTGGATATGGAAAAG aTTTTAGAAATAATCAGGGTTATTCTGAAACTGTATGAGCAGTGGAAGAACTTTGATGAGAGGAAAGAGATGGCTTCTATTCTTAGTAAAATGCCTAAACCAAAACCACCTCCAAACAG TGAAGGAGAACAGGGTCCAAATGGTAGCCAGAACTCTAGTTACAGCCAATCTTAA